The following coding sequences are from one Triticum aestivum cultivar Chinese Spring chromosome 5A, IWGSC CS RefSeq v2.1, whole genome shotgun sequence window:
- the LOC123104312 gene encoding MADS-box transcription factor 8 → MGRGRVELKRIENKINRQVTFAKRRNGLLKKAYELSVLCDAEVALIIFSNRGKLYEFCSGQSMPKTLERYQKCSYGGPDTAIQNKENELVQSSRNEYLKLKARVENLQRTQRNLLGEDLGSLGIKDLEQLEKQLDSSLRHIRSTRTQHMLDQLTDLQRKEQMLCEANKCLRRKLEESSQQMQGQMWEQHAANLLGYDQLRQSPHQQQAPHHGGNGFFHPLDPTTEPTLQIGYTQEQINNACVAASFMPTWLP, encoded by the exons aTGGGGCGTGGCCGGGTCGAGCTCAAGCGGATCGAGAACAAGATCAACCGCCAGGTCACCTTCGCCAAGCGCCGCAACGGCCTGCTCAAGAAGGCCTACGAGCTCTCCGTCCTCTGCGATGCCGAGGTCGCGCTCATCATCTTCTCCAACCGCGGCAAGCTCTACGAGTTCTGCAGCGGCCAGAG CATGCCCAAAACACTTGAGAGATACCAGAAATGCAGTTATGGTGGGCCAGATACAGCAATACAAAATAAGGAGAATGAG TTAGTGCAGAGCAGTCGAAACGAGTACCTCAAACTGAAAGCACGAGTGGAGAATTTGCAGAGAACCCAACG AAATTTGCTTGGTGAAGATCTCGGgtcactcggcatcaaagatctgGAGCAGCTCGAAAAGCAACTTGATTCATCCTTAAGgcacataagatccacaagg ACACAGCATATGCTTGACCAGCTCACTGATCTCCAAAGGAAG GAACAAATGCTGTGTGAAGCGAATAAGTGCCTTCGAAGAAAA CTGGAGGAGAGCAGCCAGCAGATGCAGGGCCAAATGTGGGAGCAGCACGCCGCCAACTTGCTCGGCTACGACCAGCTGCGACAGTCCCCGCATCAGCAGCAGGCGCCACACCACGGCGGCAACGGCTTCTTCCACCCCCTGGACCCTACCACTGAGCCTACACTTCAGATAGG GTATACTCAGGAGCAGATAAACAACGCATGCGTGGCGGCGTCGTTCATGCCGACATGGCTGCCCTGA
- the LOC123107343 gene encoding L-ascorbate oxidase-like yields MPPSARPLLAAAAVLCVWLLVAVAEAKEHHYEWDISYQLKSPDCFEKLAVTVNGEAPGPTIRATLGDTIVVAVHNKLETENTAIHWHGIRQIGTPWADGVAGVTQCPILPGETFTYKFVVDRPGTYLYHAHYGMQRVAGLNGMIVVTVPDGFVEPFSYDEEHTVLLGDWWHKSVYEQATGLSSNPFVFVTEPQSLLINGRGMFNCSLAPSGTCNASLPDCALPTLFTAVPGKTYLLRIGSLTSLSSLYFEIEGHPMMVVEADGHYVRPFAARGLFIYSGETYSVLVKADQDPRRNYWAASHVVGRNPSQTPSGKAVVSYAFNGNNPWMPPPTAPPAGPAWNNTAIRVEQSRAIFAHPRFVEPMPARADRTLLLLNTQNRIDGHIKWTINGVSLMFPATPYLVAMKRGMKDAYEQRPPPDMYDHMSHDISAPAPTNGTVGSPVYRLALGSVVDVVLQNSNALNNKSETHPWHLHGHDFWVLGHGEGKFNPAADAWRLLNVRDPIMKNTVPLHPDGWTAVRFRADNPGVWLFHCHVEAHVFMGMGVVFEEGVERVGRLPSSIMGCGQSKGLH; encoded by the exons ATGCCACCGTCGGCGAGGCCACtgctcgctgccgccgccgtcctctgCGTCTGGCTGCTGGTGGCCGTGGCGGAGGCCAAGGAGCACCATTACGAGTGGGACATCTCCTACCAGTTGAAGTCCCCCGACTGCTTCGAGAAGCTCGCGGTGACCGTCAACGGCGAGGCTCCCGGCCCGACCATCCGCGCCACGCTGGGCGACACCATCGTCGTCGCCGTCCACAACAAGCTCGAGACCGAGAACACCGCCATCCACTGGCACGGCATCCGCCAGATTGGCACGCCGTGGGCTGACGGCGTCGCCGGCGTGACGCAGTGCCCCATCCTGCCCGGCGAAACATTCACCTACAAATTCGTCGTCGACAGG CCTGGCACGTACCTGTACCATGCGCACTATGGGATGCAGCGCGTGGCGGGGCTCAACGGCATGATTGTGGTCACCGTGCCGGACGGCTTCGTCGAGCCCTTTTCTTACGACGAGGAGCACACCGTCCTCCTCGGCGACTGGTGGCACAAGAGCGTCTACGAGCAGGCCACAGGCCTCTCCTCCAACCCCTTCGTCTTCGTCACGGAGCCCCAGTCTCTCCTCATCAACGGCCGAGGAATGTTCAACTGCTCGCTCGCTCCCAGTGGAACGTGCAACGCCTCCCTCCCCGACTGCGCTCTGCCGACTCTCTTCACCGCCGTGCCGGGAAAGACATACCTCCTCCGCATCGGCAGCCTCACCTCGCTCTCCTCGCTCTACTTCGAGATCGAGGGCCACCCGATGATGGTGGTGGAGGCCGACGGGCACTACGTGCGGCCGTTCGCCGCGAGGGGCCTTTTCATCTACTCCGGCGAGACGTACTCCGTGCTGGTCAAGGCCGACCAGGACCCGCGGCGAAACTACTGGGCTGCGTCCCACGTCGTTGGCCGCAACCCCAGCCAGACACCCAGCGGCAAGGCCGTTGTCAGCTACGCCTTCAACGGCAACAACCCGTGGATGCCTCCGCCCACGGCGCCACCGGCTGGCCCGGCATGGAACAACACGGCTATCAGGGTGGAGCAGAGCAGGGCCATCTTCGCGCACCCACGCTTCGTAGAGCCCATGCCGGCGAGGGCCGACCGCACGCTGCTCCTCCTCAACACCCAGAACCGGATCGATGGCCACATCAAGTGGACTATCAATGGCGTGTCCCTCATGTTCCCGGCCACGCCGTACCTCGTGGCGATGAAACGCGGCATGAAAGACGCGTACGAGCAGCGCCCCCCGCCCGACATGTACGACCACATGAGCCACGACATCTCCGCGCCGGCGCCGACGAACGGGACCGTGGGCAGCCCGGTGTACCGGCTGGCGCTCGGCTCCGTGGTGGACGTGGTGCTGCAGAACTCCAACGCGCTCAACAACAAGAGCGAGACGCACCCGTGGCATCTCCATGGTCACGACTTCTGGGTGCTCGGCCACGGCGAAGGTAAGTTCAACCCTGCCGCGGACGCCTGGAGGCTGCTCAACGTGAGGGACCCGATCATGAAGAACACGGTGCCGCTGCACCCGGATGGGTGGACGGCGGTGCGGTTCCGGGCGGACAACCCGGGGGTGTGGCTGTTCCACTGCCACGTGGAGGCGCACGTGTTCATGGGCATGGGTGTGGTCTTCGAGGAGGGCGTCGAGAGGGTCGGCCGGCTGCCATCGTCCATCATGGGTTGTGGTCAATCCAAGGGGCTGCACTGA